One Takifugu rubripes chromosome 2, fTakRub1.2, whole genome shotgun sequence genomic region harbors:
- the LOC105418004 gene encoding serine/threonine-protein phosphatase 2A regulatory subunit B'' subunit alpha-like, with amino-acid sequence MAAAYRVVVSSVSCYNSVVVDRRTHFHSVHYCSGPCGALSQGIDCTVAHRGTCSELLNVPDSAYIDSNSSPSNNIITQQLSNHGKNTLNIVTSYNGGLERASSNGSLSLGEDSPTWRGKKNPVIGGSLSNLSSSGSLKDITEEAINLASGKLKEFSFDKLRHSSSSHVTLRKGRKVRPDSFTRRSADLEIIYGHFSPHNATNGTTNGNTHDMGIPNDENLPPYVPGRGTILEEIKLKGSTGNLSTSKLSSGSNSSLTSIGSLDQSLNAVASLYLNTLGEENLISRLLEKTRAEAGPGGTGGEDIRACLDILLKCSEDLKKCTDIIKQCIRQKAGGESQEGGASPDSIYRAVMTRLSSYLKRLPLELEGIGSLGSMVQGAPGSGHNDLAELVNTLHSIQQGPYSPIFGNEQPPRYEDVVQSPPLPKTVPMPSFTFSKSDSIHSNPPQCLPARTTPLTNGLQHSPPSTQHNLSPPSVPSPRSSPTQSTSPFCTFPTPPYAQTPPASPMEALYIEEEEADVDKTSDQISKQIYSPTKVTINQNKGGAILGQPINLSHPHTFNNSLNLPAHSGYNPSWSSSDTKTLLAPKVASHRNDDIDKLLMDLENLSQSMSHPRTIEPPLPAKTRKREGSLQRITPNEAANQVINQPKLSQVQKPDSHPVMNGPTSRGHMQSPAPPKNSEVPMVGEEEDGALLLRILESIESFAQELVDSGAGSTGSAERSSGKEREVMRLLQDTLATTGRVESSLESPNSPAPATTPIVAPAIPPKKSQANTTAVFSTSAPKTAAPETVCNPSSELAPDVAPEPLPLPEFRPEPTEEPTPEAMDIPTQSSTSDAALESHFPSGTAVLECLHPSTHLAEPKSVAAPEAPDPVAVPIVEAIMDSAALESGSTLLIQQTPEVIRVSQKHTI; translated from the coding sequence CCAGGGAATTGACTGCACCGTCGCTCACCGTGGCACGTGCTCCGAGCTCCTCAATGTGCCTGATTCAGCATACATTGACTCAAACAGTTCACCCTCCAACAATATTATCACTCAACAACTTTCCAACCATGGTAAAAATACCCTTAACATAGTTACCAGCTATAATGGCGGCTTGGAGCGGGCAAGCAGCAATGGCAGCTTATCTCTAGGCGAGGACAGCCCTACATGGCGTGGTAAAAAGAATCCTGTCATTGGAGGATCATTAAGTAACCTGAGTTCTTCAGGAAGTCTCAAGGATATTACCGAAGAAGCCATCAACTTGGCGAGTGGTAAGCTGAAAGAGTTTTCCTTTGACAAACTTCGACACTCTTCCTCAAGCCATGTCACATTACGTAAAGGTCGCAAAGTCCGTCCCGACTCTTTTACCCGTCGCTCTGCTGATCTAGAGATTATTTACGGCCACTTCAGCCCCCATAACGCAACAAACGGAACTACAAATGGCAATACACATGATATGGGTATTCCAAATGATGAGAACCTGCCCCCTTATGTGCCAGGGAGAGGAACAATCCTAGAGGAGATTAAGTTAAAGGGCAGTACAGGCAACTTGTCAACCAGCAAATTAAGTAGTGGTTCAAACAGCAGCCTAACAAGTATTGGGTCTTTGGATCAAAGTTTGAATGCAGTGGCCTCACTTTACCTCAACACCCTTGGAGAGGAAAACCTGATTTCCCGTTTACTTGAGAAGACACGGGCAGAGGCTGGCCCTGGGGGAACAGGGGGAGAGGACATCCGAGCCTGTCTCGATATTCTACTTAAATGTtcagaagatttaaagaaatgcaCTGACATCATCAAGCAATGCATAAGACAGAAGGCTGGTGGAGAGTcacaggaaggaggagccaGTCCCGACAGCATCTATAGGGCAGTAATGACTCGACTTAGTTCCTATTTAAAGAGACTACCTCTGGAGCTGGAGGGCATTGGGAGTTTGGGGAGCATGGTCCAAGGTGCACCTGGGAGTGGACACAATGATCTTGCGGAGCTTGTCAACACTCTGCATTCAATCCAGCAGGGGCCTTACTCTCCGATTTTTGGAAATGAGCAGCCCCCACGCTATGAGGATGTGGTACAGTCACCCCCTCTTCCAAAAACTGTTCCCATGCCATCCTTTACTTTTTCCAAATCAGATTCCATCCATAGTAATCCACCCCAATGTTTGCCAGCCAGAACCACTCCACTTACCAATGGACTGCAACATTCACCACCTTCCACTCAACACAATCTCTCCCCCCCAAGTGTTCCATCCCCCAGATCCTCTCCCACACAGTCTACATCCCCTTTCTGCACTTTCCCTACACCACCATATGCACAAACCCCTCCAGCATCACCAATGGAGGCACTATATattgaagaggaggaagccgACGTAGACAAGACATCAGATCAAATCTCAAAGCAGATATACAGCCCCACTAAAGTAACTATCAACCAGAACAAAGGTGGGGCAATACTGGGCCAGCCTATAAATCTATCTCATCCACACACATTCAATAACTCTTTAAATTTGCCAGCCCACAGTGGGTACAACCCCTCTTGGTCTTCCtctgacacaaaaacacttctGGCACCTAAAGTTGCCTCACATAGGAATGATGACATTGACAAGCTGCTTATGGACTTGGAAAACCTCTCTCAGAGCATGAGCCACCCTAGGACTATTGAGCCTCCTCTTCCAGCCAAAACCAGGAAAAGAGAAGGAAGCCTTCAGAGAATTACTCCCAATGAGGCTGCAAATCAGGTCATCAATCAGCCAAAACTGTCCCAAGTTCAGAAGCCAGATAGTCACCCAGTCATGAACGGCCCAACTTCCAGGGGTCACATGCAGAGTCCCGCCCCTCCAAAGAACAGTGAAGTTCCCatggtgggagaggaagaggatggagcgCTGTTGTTGAGGATCCTGGAAAGCATTGAGAGCTTTGCTCAGGAGTTGGTGGATTCTGGGGCAGGAAGCACAGggagtgctgagaggagcagtGGAAAAGAGCGGGAGGTGATGAGGCTCTTACAGGATACTCTTGCCACCACTGGTAGAGTTGAATCCTCTCTGGAAAGCCCAaattctccagctcctgccaCTACACCCATTGTTGCCCCAGCAATACCACCAAAAAAATCCCAAGCAAATACCACAGCCGTTTTTTCTACATCTGCACCCAAAACTGCCGCACCGGAAACTGTGTGCAATCCTTCTTCTGAACTCGCACCAGATGTTGCCCCTGAACCTCTGCCTTTACCTGAATTTAGACCAGAACCTACAGAGGAACCTACACCAGAAGCTATGGATATACCTACACAGTCCTCCACAAGTGATGCCGCCCTGGAATCTCACTTCCCCTCTGGAACAGCTGTACTGGAATGCTTGCATCCTTCCACCCATTTGGCTGAACCAAAATCTGTGGCGGCACCCGAAGCTCCAGATCCTGTTGCCGTCCCAATTGTAGAGGCAATAATGGACTCTGCTGCCCTCGAGTCTGGTTCAACTCTCCTCATTCAGCAGACACCAGAGGTGATCAGAGTAAGTCAAAAGCACACAATATAA